The DNA sequence CTCCACCCTTTTCCAGAATTAGCTGAGTTTTCACGTGGCCGTTCAAGAGGGTATCCGAAAAATCATAATTACTGGATATTAAAGGAAAGTTAGCATTATTAATCGCCGATAAAATATCGCCCATTCCATTATCGAACTCGTGATTTCCAATGGTTCCGGCATCGTAGCCCATTTTGCTCATCACCTTTACAATCAGGTCGCCTTTAAAATAATTAAAATACGGAGTTCCCTGAAACATATCGCCTGCATCGAGTAGCAGCAGATTTGGATTTTCCTTTCTGCATTGATTCACCATCGATGCGATTCGCACCAACCCGCCTTTCCCGGGATATTCAGCATGATCGGCAGGAAAAGGGTCGAGATGACAGTGCATATCGTTGGTGTGCATTACCGTTAACCGAACCAGTTCGCCCGAAGCAAAAAGCTCTTTTGGAATCAATCCAAGCGTCAATGCGCCTCCACCCAATATCGTTTGCTTTAAAAAAGTTCGTCTATTGCTCATTATAAATCCTCCCATCCTCTTTTACATCAATAACTCCATCTCTTCGGAACATCTCATTCAACGAACGAATTAAGATATCCCTTATTTTTATCTTTGTTTCAATTTTATCCAACGGAGTAATAAACATACTCATCTGATCGCCTCCATTGGCAATGTAATCATTGGTTACCACCCAATAGGAGGCTGCCGGATCGACAGGCTTACCACCAATCGTTAGAGTACCAACCTTTTCATTCCGGATTCCAAGTTTAAGACCCGAAACCCCTTCCCCTCCTCTACCAGCAATGCGTTCGGCCATTTTCAGGATCGATTCGCCCGAGATTTTAACCAAAACAATCTCATTTTCAAAAGGCATCAACTCAAAAATATGACCTACCGTAATTTCTCCCTGTGGAAGCGAAGCCCTCAGTCCGCCATAATTTACATATGCAATATCCGGACTAATATTCAAATGCTTTTCAGCGCAATAATCATTGGCGCATTTCAGGAGAATATCGGAAACCAAATTAGTGAGTTTACTATCAGGTTTGCCTTTTACAAGAGCTGTTGCTGTAACACCAACTATTTTTGACATATCTTGTTTAATGCTGTCACGATAGGGTTTTACCATGGATTCTGCGAGAGAATCAATACTGGAATTTTGAAATTCAACCGAAGTGTTCTTTGTATTAACCTGACTTACTGTTAAATATCGGGAACAAGAAAATAAGATAAAAACAGCACAAATGCTGAGGAATAAACGACGCATTGAATTATATTTAAAATTGTAATAATTGAAGTTTTTTTAAGAAACTCTAAGCCTAAAGATAAAAACAAAATCAATTAAAATCCGTTTGATAGAAAAATTCATTTCTGATGCTCAAGATACTAAATCCACCATATATTAAAGCGCATTATCCTTACCAAATAATTGTTTCCGGAATACTGATATTCTTTTGTTTTCAACTGTCGGCACAGGAATACCAAACCTATAAAGCGAAAAAAGGAGATGGCATTTATTCGGTACTAAAACAAAATGGGTACTCTTATACCGAATCTTTAAATCAATTCATCGAATTGAACAAATCCAAACTTGGAAAAGAAAATGCCCTTATTATTGGCAAAGTATATCGATTACCTCTAAAAACAGACACGATTGCTGAAGTTCAAAAAATTCAGGCGAAAATTGAAGCTCTTCCTGAAAAAACTGTTTACGAAATATTCGGAAAGAAATACCGTGAAATCACCATAAAAAGTAAAGAGCTTGCAGGCGCTATCTATTACCTCGAAAGCGGACATGGTGGCCCTGATCCGGGGGCAATAGGTAACTTGAACGGACACATCCTTTGTGAGGATGAATATGCCTACGATGTAACTCTCCGATTGGCACGAAACCTGATTGAACGTGGAGCAACAGTTTACCTGATCATTCGCGATCCAAACGATGGAATCCGCGATGAACAATACCTGGCTCCCGATAAAGACGAAGTCTGCTATCCTGACAACGAGATTCCATTGAGCCAGTTGGCTCGTTTAAAGCAGAGTACTGCCGCGGTTAATAGTCTGCATGCACTTAATAAAAAGAAATTTCAACGACTGGTGGTTATTCATGTTGATTCAAGAAGCGAGAAAGAGAATATCGATGTTTTCTTTTATCATGACAAAGGAAGCAACACTGGGAAACGGATGGCCAATACGCTCAAGGAAACTTTCGAGAAAAAATATGCCGAACACCAGCCCAACCGGGGCTACTCCGGAAGTGTGTCGGACCGAAACCTCTATGTCATAAAAAACGCTGTTTCACCTGCCGTTTTTATCGAACTCGGCAACATTAATCACACCCGCGACCAACAACGATTCATTAATCCCGACAACCGCCAGGCGGTAGCCAATTGGTTACGCGACGGATTGATTGATGACTTCAAAAAGAGCATCAAATGATTCCGGTCATTCCTGAAGGGAAAATTCTTGTCCAGTTTGATGGCATGTGCATCTTATGCAGCGAAGCAGTTCGATTTATCCTGAAAGCCGATAAGAAAAAGATATTCCTGTTTCAGGCACTTCAAAATTCCGGAGAAGATAAAGACTTCGAAACAATTATAGTAACCGACAAGCAGTCGACATACGAATACTTTGATGCAATTTTAAAAATCGGGAAAGAGTTGGGAGGAGCTTATAGTTTTATAGTCATTTTCAGGATTTTACCTCAAAAATGGCGATATTCACTGTACGTTTGGGTTGCACGAAACCGGTTCCGTTGGTTTGGGAAGCGCGACTCATGTTATTTACCTTCCGGGGAAGAAAAAGAAAGGTTCATCTAAAATTCAAAATCATCGTTTTCGAACTGAATGTACCGGGCAGATAAATGGCCAATTTGATGCGCCAACTTTTCGATAGTCTGTTGGGTTTGTGTTGAAATCTCGGAACTCTTCAATTTGAGCATCATAAAACCATACAAGGCATTCAGGCAAGCTCCCACTTCGTTGTCAACATCGTTTGATGTCTTTTGCATGACTTCGGTTATCGCTTCCTGGTTTCTCTGATGAAGCATCACGTATTCCGGATCGATTTGAACCGCCAGCATTTTGAGATGAAACTCATTTAAATCGTTGATTAGATTAACAATGACCTGCAAATGTCCTTTTTCCTGAACATGTTCTTTTTCCATCATAACCGACAGATTACGATACCAGTCAGCAATTTCTTTACCTGCAACCTCATCAGCATTGTATCGTTTGACGAGTTGCTGCTCTATTTTTTCAGGATCGAATGAACAGGCTCGCAACAAGTCTTCAACCTGCCACATGTACAGAATGTATTCAGCAATATTTGTTTTTCGTAATTCGCGGGCTATAATCATCAGGAAACAAGATAAAAGGTAAAAAGCAGTAACATTAAATTATTTAAATCCCGTCACCTGACTAAACATTGAAGAAGTCGTCGAGATCGCGGCGTTCTTTTTTGGTTGGCCGTCCGGTTCCCCGTTCACGATTATACACACTCATATTCTTCTGAACTTCCAGAATTTCCAATTCTGAAGCCGGAGTCGTTTCCAACAAAAATTCAGGAACCATTTTAGCAGCCATCCGGTTTTCGGTGAGAGCTAAAACCTTGTAGCTTCGGGTAATCGGAGGCCGGCGCAACTGAATGGTTTCTCCTACTTTTAATTCGCGCGATGGCTTAACGTTCATTCCGCCAATGGTAACTTTCCCTTTTCGGCATTCTTCGGAAGCCAGACTGCGCGTTTTATACAGACGCACAGCAAAAAGATATTTGTCGATTCG is a window from the Aquipluma nitroreducens genome containing:
- a CDS encoding bifunctional metallophosphatase/5'-nucleotidase — protein: MSNRRTFLKQTILGGGALTLGLIPKELFASGELVRLTVMHTNDMHCHLDPFPADHAEYPGKGGLVRIASMVNQCRKENPNLLLLDAGDMFQGTPYFNYFKGDLIVKVMSKMGYDAGTIGNHEFDNGMGDILSAINNANFPLISSNYDFSDTLLNGHVKTQLILEKGGVKVGIYGLGIELNGLVGTLNYGKTRYLDPLTTALKMESVLKNDHKCDLVICLSHLGLSYEHNKISDVTLAPQTKYTDLIVGGHTHSFLEKPLVLKNADGNPIVVNQAGWAALETGRIEFLFDRVSKRKHPVEIINNLS
- a CDS encoding 5'-nucleotidase C-terminal domain-containing protein, coding for MSKIVGVTATALVKGKPDSKLTNLVSDILLKCANDYCAEKHLNISPDIAYVNYGGLRASLPQGEITVGHIFELMPFENEIVLVKISGESILKMAERIAGRGGEGVSGLKLGIRNEKVGTLTIGGKPVDPAASYWVVTNDYIANGGDQMSMFITPLDKIETKIKIRDILIRSLNEMFRRDGVIDVKEDGRIYNEQ
- a CDS encoding N-acetylmuramoyl-L-alanine amidase family protein, with product MLKILNPPYIKAHYPYQIIVSGILIFFCFQLSAQEYQTYKAKKGDGIYSVLKQNGYSYTESLNQFIELNKSKLGKENALIIGKVYRLPLKTDTIAEVQKIQAKIEALPEKTVYEIFGKKYREITIKSKELAGAIYYLESGHGGPDPGAIGNLNGHILCEDEYAYDVTLRLARNLIERGATVYLIIRDPNDGIRDEQYLAPDKDEVCYPDNEIPLSQLARLKQSTAAVNSLHALNKKKFQRLVVIHVDSRSEKENIDVFFYHDKGSNTGKRMANTLKETFEKKYAEHQPNRGYSGSVSDRNLYVIKNAVSPAVFIELGNINHTRDQQRFINPDNRQAVANWLRDGLIDDFKKSIK
- a CDS encoding thiol-disulfide oxidoreductase DCC family protein; translated protein: MIPVIPEGKILVQFDGMCILCSEAVRFILKADKKKIFLFQALQNSGEDKDFETIIVTDKQSTYEYFDAILKIGKELGGAYSFIVIFRILPQKWRYSLYVWVARNRFRWFGKRDSCYLPSGEEKERFI
- a CDS encoding DUF4924 family protein; the protein is MIIARELRKTNIAEYILYMWQVEDLLRACSFDPEKIEQQLVKRYNADEVAGKEIADWYRNLSVMMEKEHVQEKGHLQVIVNLINDLNEFHLKMLAVQIDPEYVMLHQRNQEAITEVMQKTSNDVDNEVGACLNALYGFMMLKLKSSEISTQTQQTIEKLAHQIGHLSARYIQFENDDFEF
- a CDS encoding RNA-binding S4 domain-containing protein, whose protein sequence is MAEGTRIDKYLFAVRLYKTRSLASEECRKGKVTIGGMNVKPSRELKVGETIQLRRPPITRSYKVLALTENRMAAKMVPEFLLETTPASELEILEVQKNMSVYNRERGTGRPTKKERRDLDDFFNV